A part of Aegilops tauschii subsp. strangulata cultivar AL8/78 chromosome 2, Aet v6.0, whole genome shotgun sequence genomic DNA contains:
- the LOC109734975 gene encoding BTB/POZ and MATH domain-containing protein 1-like: protein MHGSDGGYLESAVFMAAGHAWRVCCYLNGARPQDAGFVSVFLRRDDDDADADADENVVHAEYEFALVHHQGTLVKWPSHCERGTASAFDKGNSWGCPRFISKEDLKRSRFLKGDCFAVRCKVIVVQVQEWTVQEDARPAETETTAWKALLSYVVR from the coding sequence ATGCACGGCAGCGACGGCGGCTACCTGGAGTCCGCCGTGTTCATGGCGGCGGGCCACGCCTGGCGGGTCTGCTGCTACCTCAACGGGGCGCGCCCGCAGGACGCCGGCTTCGTTTCGGTGTTTCTCAGgcgcgacgacgacgacgctgaCGCCGATGCCGACGAGAACGTCGTCCACGCCGAGTACGAGTTCGCTCTAGTGCACCACCAAGGGACGCTGGTAAAGTGGCCGTCGCACTGCGAACGCGGGACCGCCTCTGCCTTCGACAAGGGCAACTCCTGGGGCTGCCCGCGGTTCATCAGCAAGGAGGACCTGAAGCGTTCCAGGTTCCTCAAGGGTGACTGCTTCGCCGTCCGGTGCAAGGTCATCGTCGTCCAGGTCCAGGAGTGGACCGTCCAAGAGGACGCGAGGCCTGCTGAGACTGAGACCACCGCTTGGAAGGCATTGCTAAGTTATGTGGTTAGATAG